From Pseudorca crassidens isolate mPseCra1 chromosome 15, mPseCra1.hap1, whole genome shotgun sequence, one genomic window encodes:
- the CARHSP1 gene encoding calcium-regulated heat-stable protein 1, translating to MSSEPPPPSQHPTHQSSAGLLDTQQARDRSPSPLRGNVVPSPLPTRRTRTFSATVRASQGPVYKGVCKCFCRSKGHGFITPADGGPDIFLHISDVEGEYVPVEGDEVTYKMCSIPPKNEKLQAVEVVITHLAPGTKHETWSGHIVSS from the exons ATGTCATCTGAGCCTCCTCCCCCATCACAGCACCCCACCCACCAGTCCTCGGCCGGGCTGCTGGATACCCAACAGGCCCGAGACCGCTCACCATCCCCGCTTCGGGGCAACGTGGTCCCGAGCCCACTGCCCACTCGCCGGACAAGGACCTTCTCAGC GACGGTGCGGGCTTCACAGGGCCCTGTCTACAAAGGAGTCTGCAAATGCTTCTGTCGGTCCAAGGGCCACGGCTTCATTACCCCGGCCGACGGCGGCCCTGACATCTTCCTGCACATCTCCGA cgTGGAGGGGGAGTACGTCCCCGTGGAAGGCGATGAGGTCACCTATAAGATGTGCTCCATTCCGCCCAAGAACGAGAAGCTGCAGGCCGTGGAGGTGGTCATCACCCACCTGGCGCCGGGCACCAAGCACGAGACCTGGTCCGGCCACATCGTCAGCTCCTAG
- the PMM2 gene encoding phosphomannomutase 2 codes for MAAHGPALCLFDVDGTLTAPRQKITKDMDCFLQKLRQKIKVGVVGGSDFEKVQEQLGNDVVEKYDYVFPENGLVAYKDGKLLCKQNIQGHLGEALIQDLINYCLSYIAKIKLPKKRGTFIEFRNGMLNVSPVGRSCSQEERIEFYELDQKESIRQKFVEDLRREFAGKGLTFSIGGQISFDVFPDGWDKRYCLGHVEKDGYETIYFFGDKTMPGGNDHEIFTDPRTVGYTVTAPEDTRRICEELFC; via the exons ATGGCGGCGCACGGCCCAGCGCTCTGCCTCTTCGACGTGGACGGGACCCTGACGGCCCCGCGGCAG AAAATTACCAAAGACATGGATTGCTTTCtacaaaaactgaggcagaagatcaAAGTTGGAGTCGTAGGCGGGTCGGACTTTGAGAAAGTACAGGAGCAACTGGGAAACGATG TGGTTGAAAAATATGATTATGTGTTTCCAGAAAATGGCTTGGTAGCATACAAAGATGGGAAACTCTTGTGCAAACAG AACATTCAAGGTCACCTGGGTGAGGCCCTAATCCAGGATTTAATCAACTACTGTCTGAGCTACATCGCGAAAATTAAACTCCCGAAGAAAAG GGGTACTTTCATCGAATTCCGAAATGGGATGTTGAATGTGTCCCCCGTCGGAAGAAGCTGCAGCCAAGAAGAACGCATTGAGTTCTACGAACTGGATCAG aaAGAAAGTATAAGACAGAAATTCGTGGAGGATCTGCGGAGAGAGTTTGCAGGGAAAGGCCTCACGTTTTCCATAG GAGGTCAGATCAGCTTTGATGTCTTCCCTGATGGATGGGACAAGAGGTATTGCCTGGGACATGTGGAAAAGGACGGCTATGAGACCATTTATTTCTTTGGTGACAAAACCATGCCA GGCGGGAACGACCACGAGATCTTCACAGACCCGAGGACGGTGGGCTACACCGTGACGGCGCCCGAGGACACACGCAGGATCTGTGAGGAGCTCTTCTGCTGA
- the TMEM186 gene encoding transmembrane protein 186 isoform X2: MAAFLRAVPRSPGPAAWGRPLHGLWYCSGRDPRRWVGSRPPTSKEKPPGTETETFQMVYRFDAIRSFGYLSRLKVAQTALTVVALPPSLYWYSQGLMTFNSLCLAGGIAGFALAMLCWMSHFFRRLVGILYVNESGTMLRVAHLTFWGRRQETYCPVADVIPMTESQDRPQELFVRIQQYSGKQTFYLTLRYGRILDRERFTQVFGMLDKFK; the protein is encoded by the exons ATG GCCGCCTTCCTCCGAGCTGTGCCGCGGTCGCCAGGGCCAGCTGCATGGGGAAGGCCTCTCCATGGGCTGTGGTACTGCAGTGGGCGGGATCCTAGGAGGTGGGTGGGAAGCAGGCCACCAACCTCCAAGGAGAAACCACCcggcacagagacagagacatttCAGATGGTGTACCGGTTTGATGCCATCAGGTCTTTCGGGTACTTGTCTCGGCTGAAGGTGGCACAGACGGCCCTGACGGTGGTGGCCCTGCCGCCTAGCCTCTACTGGTACTCCCAGGGCCTCATGACCTTCAACTCCCTGTGCCTGGCGGGCGGGATCGCTGGCTTTGCCCTGGCCATGTTGTGCTGGATGAGCCATTTTTTCCGGAGGCTGGTGGGCATCCTGTACGTGAATGAGTCGGGCACCATGCTGCGGGTGGCCCACCTGACCTTCTGGGGCCGGCGACAGGAGACATACTGCCCTGTGGCCGACGTGATCCCCATGACGGAAAGCCAGGATCGGCCTCAGGAGCTGTTCGTGCGGATCCAGCAGTACAGTGGGAAACAGACCTTCTACCTCACCCTGCGCTACGGACGCATCCTGGACCGAGAGCGTTTCACACAGGTGTTTGGGATGCTGGACAAGTTCAAGTGA
- the TMEM186 gene encoding transmembrane protein 186 isoform X1, with product MREMVSLSPFQAAFLRAVPRSPGPAAWGRPLHGLWYCSGRDPRRWVGSRPPTSKEKPPGTETETFQMVYRFDAIRSFGYLSRLKVAQTALTVVALPPSLYWYSQGLMTFNSLCLAGGIAGFALAMLCWMSHFFRRLVGILYVNESGTMLRVAHLTFWGRRQETYCPVADVIPMTESQDRPQELFVRIQQYSGKQTFYLTLRYGRILDRERFTQVFGMLDKFK from the coding sequence ATGAGAGAAATGGTCTCCCTGTCTCCCTTTCAGGCCGCCTTCCTCCGAGCTGTGCCGCGGTCGCCAGGGCCAGCTGCATGGGGAAGGCCTCTCCATGGGCTGTGGTACTGCAGTGGGCGGGATCCTAGGAGGTGGGTGGGAAGCAGGCCACCAACCTCCAAGGAGAAACCACCcggcacagagacagagacatttCAGATGGTGTACCGGTTTGATGCCATCAGGTCTTTCGGGTACTTGTCTCGGCTGAAGGTGGCACAGACGGCCCTGACGGTGGTGGCCCTGCCGCCTAGCCTCTACTGGTACTCCCAGGGCCTCATGACCTTCAACTCCCTGTGCCTGGCGGGCGGGATCGCTGGCTTTGCCCTGGCCATGTTGTGCTGGATGAGCCATTTTTTCCGGAGGCTGGTGGGCATCCTGTACGTGAATGAGTCGGGCACCATGCTGCGGGTGGCCCACCTGACCTTCTGGGGCCGGCGACAGGAGACATACTGCCCTGTGGCCGACGTGATCCCCATGACGGAAAGCCAGGATCGGCCTCAGGAGCTGTTCGTGCGGATCCAGCAGTACAGTGGGAAACAGACCTTCTACCTCACCCTGCGCTACGGACGCATCCTGGACCGAGAGCGTTTCACACAGGTGTTTGGGATGCTGGACAAGTTCAAGTGA